A genomic region of Macrobrachium nipponense isolate FS-2020 chromosome 40, ASM1510439v2, whole genome shotgun sequence contains the following coding sequences:
- the LOC135211859 gene encoding oxytocin-neurophysin 1-like, which yields MQLSVVLVVISIIMGYSNACFITNCPPGGKRSMPSSHIGHTRTCTSCGPGLQGRCLGPEICCGETIGCFLGTRESQICRTENLIPVTCNNSDLKTCGVSRSGHCSAVGLCCTEAKCEFDINCISEGSQIGRRLPFGSPDSEDQWNL from the exons ATGCAGTTGAGTGTAGTGCTCGTGGTGATCTCTATCATAATGGGATACAGCAACGCCTGCTTCATCACCAACTGTCCCCCAGGGGGCAAAAGGTCAATGCCCTCCTCCCACATCGGTCATACGCGCACT tGCACCTCCTGCGGCCCAGGACTTCAGGGGCGATGCCTAGGACCTGAGATCTGTTGCGGCGAGACCATCGGCTGCTTCCTTGGTACCAGGGAATCCCAGATCTGTCGGACAGAGAACCTCATCCCAGTCACTTGTAACAACTCCGACCTCAAGACCTGCGGCGTTTCCAGATCCGGCCACTGCTCTGCTGTCGGTCTGTGCTGCACTGAAG CCAAATGCGAGTTCGACATCAACTGCATTTCGGAAGGGTCCCAGATAGGCAGGCGGTTACCCTTCGGCTCACCTGACTCTGAAGACCAATGGAACCTGTGA